A single window of Flavobacterium sp. 140616W15 DNA harbors:
- the pta gene encoding phosphate acetyltransferase: MSKAVYIATSEQNSGKSIITLGLMSMLMGKTAKVGYFRPIIEDFVDGDRDNHIDTVLTHFNLDIAFEDAFAITKSKLIKKKNKGKIGEVLDLIIEKYKRLEERFDFVLVEGTSFTGEGTAIELDTNVLIAKNLGIPTIILGSGVGKTLDELIDNLSLVYNSFKIKDVEVLAVIANKVQIENIELVTSGLQKSLPEGVLVNAIPIISSLNHPTMQEIVNHLGAKVLFGEAYLNNQTGHFSVGAMQLHNYLVHLGANSLVITPGDRADIILGALQANESANYPAISGIVLTGNILPEESILKLIEGLSAIVPIIAVEEGTYHITNKIGAIKSQIYANNSHKIETSITTFEKYVDLDSLSEKLITFQAEGMTPKMFQYNMVKRAKQHRKHIVLPEGNDDRIIMAASRLLDMDVVDISIIGDKKQIENKVTELGITFDFSKVNIINPVESDLYEDYANTYYELRKAKNVSITMARDLMEDVSYFGTMMVYKGDADGMVSGAAHTTQHTILPALQFIKTKPNSSVVSSVFFMCLEDRVSVFGDCAINPNPTAEQLAEIAISSAESSLAFGIEPKIAMLSYSSGSSGKGDEVEKVRTATEIVKRKRPDLKIEGPIQYDAAVDRSVGKSKMPDSEVAGQASVLIFPDLNTGNNTYKAVQRETGALAIGPMLQGLKKPVNDLSRGCTVDDIINTVVITAIQAQGL; this comes from the coding sequence ATGAGTAAAGCGGTATATATAGCGACAAGTGAGCAGAATAGTGGAAAATCTATTATCACGTTGGGATTGATGAGTATGTTAATGGGGAAAACTGCCAAAGTAGGGTATTTTAGACCCATTATAGAGGATTTTGTCGATGGAGATCGAGACAATCATATAGATACAGTACTAACGCATTTTAATCTTGATATAGCCTTTGAAGATGCCTTTGCAATAACCAAAAGCAAATTAATTAAGAAAAAAAATAAAGGTAAGATAGGTGAAGTTCTTGATTTGATTATCGAAAAATACAAACGTCTTGAAGAACGTTTTGATTTTGTATTGGTTGAAGGAACTAGCTTTACTGGAGAAGGTACTGCGATTGAATTGGATACAAATGTATTAATTGCAAAGAATTTAGGGATTCCTACTATTATTTTAGGATCAGGAGTTGGTAAAACATTAGATGAGTTAATAGATAATCTTTCACTTGTTTATAATTCATTTAAAATAAAAGATGTTGAGGTATTGGCGGTTATTGCTAATAAAGTACAAATTGAGAACATAGAATTGGTGACTTCTGGATTGCAAAAAAGCTTACCTGAAGGAGTCTTGGTAAATGCAATTCCTATCATTTCGAGTTTGAATCATCCAACGATGCAAGAAATTGTTAATCATCTTGGGGCTAAAGTTTTATTTGGAGAAGCTTATTTAAACAATCAAACCGGGCATTTTAGTGTTGGGGCAATGCAATTACATAATTATTTGGTGCATTTAGGAGCAAACTCGTTAGTAATTACTCCTGGAGATCGTGCCGATATTATTTTGGGTGCATTGCAAGCAAATGAATCAGCCAATTATCCTGCAATTTCAGGAATTGTGCTTACAGGAAATATTTTGCCAGAAGAAAGTATTTTAAAATTAATAGAAGGACTGTCTGCAATCGTTCCAATTATTGCTGTAGAAGAAGGAACATATCATATTACGAATAAAATAGGGGCAATTAAATCGCAAATTTATGCCAATAATAGTCATAAGATAGAAACCTCAATTACTACTTTCGAAAAATATGTTGATTTAGATAGTTTGTCTGAAAAATTAATCACTTTTCAAGCAGAAGGGATGACGCCAAAAATGTTTCAATACAATATGGTTAAACGAGCTAAACAGCATCGTAAACACATTGTCTTGCCAGAAGGGAATGATGATCGGATCATTATGGCAGCTTCAAGATTATTAGATATGGATGTTGTTGATATTTCTATTATTGGAGATAAAAAACAAATCGAAAATAAAGTGACTGAACTGGGTATTACTTTTGATTTTTCTAAAGTCAATATTATTAATCCAGTAGAATCTGACCTTTATGAGGATTATGCAAATACATATTATGAGCTTAGAAAGGCTAAAAATGTTAGTATTACAATGGCAAGAGATTTAATGGAAGATGTCTCTTATTTTGGTACAATGATGGTGTATAAAGGTGATGCTGATGGTATGGTTTCTGGGGCAGCTCACACAACACAACATACGATATTGCCAGCGCTTCAGTTCATTAAAACCAAACCTAATTCATCGGTAGTTTCATCTGTGTTTTTTATGTGTTTAGAAGATCGAGTTTCGGTATTTGGAGATTGCGCTATTAATCCAAACCCTACTGCCGAACAATTGGCAGAAATTGCTATTTCTTCTGCGGAATCTAGTCTTGCTTTTGGGATAGAACCAAAAATAGCAATGCTTTCTTACTCTTCTGGTTCATCAGGAAAAGGAGATGAAGTTGAAAAAGTAAGAACTGCAACAGAAATTGTTAAACGAAAACGACCTGATTTAAAAATAGAAGGACCAATTCAGTACGATGCTGCAGTAGATAGAAGTGTTGGAAAAAGTAAAATGCCAGATTCAGAAGTTGCAGGACAAGCAAGTGTACTTATTTTCCCGGATTTAAATACCGGAAATAACACTTACAAAGCTGTACAAAGAGAAACAGGAGCATTAGCAATAGGGCCAATGTTACAAGGGTTAAAAAAACCAGTAAATGATTTAAGCCGAGGTTGTACCGTAGATGATATTATAAATACAGTTGTAATTACAGCCATTCAAGCACAAGGATTATAA
- a CDS encoding acetate/propionate family kinase, producing the protein MKILILNSGSSSIKYQLMRMPDNEVICSGMIDRIGLESSNVTYKTKDVSFEETASILTHKIGLERVANLLLNDEIGVIKATSEIDAVGHRIVHGGSLFSDTTIITAEVKNKVKELSELAPLHNPAHYVGINVAEEIFTTAKQVAVFDTAFHQTIPVEAYKYAIPNYLLTENKIRVYGFHGTSHKYVSEQAMECLEHKSKIITIHLGNGCSMTAIKDGKSIDHTMGFSPSNGLIMGTRAGDIDQSVIFYMMKNLNYTPDEVNSILLKQSGMLGLTGYSDLRDIESEAENGNKECQLALVMNAYRIKKYIGSYAAALNGLDAIVFTAGIGENSSHIRKLVCTDMEYFGIELDDEKNQIRSKSNREINTEASKTKILVIPTDEEFEIANQVYHLLKN; encoded by the coding sequence ATGAAAATATTAATATTAAATTCAGGAAGTTCTTCTATAAAATATCAATTAATGCGAATGCCAGACAACGAAGTAATTTGTTCTGGAATGATAGACAGAATAGGATTAGAGAGTTCGAATGTAACTTATAAAACGAAAGACGTTTCTTTTGAAGAAACAGCATCGATATTAACACATAAAATTGGATTAGAAAGAGTTGCTAACTTACTCTTAAATGATGAAATAGGAGTAATAAAAGCTACTTCAGAGATTGATGCTGTTGGACATCGCATCGTTCATGGGGGTAGTCTTTTTTCGGATACAACAATTATTACCGCTGAGGTTAAAAACAAAGTAAAAGAGCTTTCAGAATTAGCTCCGTTACACAATCCAGCACATTATGTTGGGATAAATGTAGCCGAAGAAATTTTTACAACTGCAAAACAAGTAGCTGTTTTTGATACTGCTTTTCATCAAACAATTCCTGTAGAAGCATATAAATACGCGATACCCAATTATCTTTTAACAGAAAATAAAATACGTGTTTATGGTTTTCATGGAACTAGCCACAAATATGTTTCTGAACAAGCAATGGAATGCTTAGAGCATAAATCTAAAATTATCACGATACATCTCGGAAACGGATGTAGTATGACAGCAATAAAAGATGGAAAAAGTATTGATCATACCATGGGGTTTTCTCCATCAAACGGTTTGATTATGGGTACACGAGCAGGAGATATAGATCAATCGGTTATCTTTTATATGATGAAAAATCTAAATTATACTCCAGATGAGGTCAATTCGATTTTGTTGAAACAAAGTGGTATGCTTGGGCTTACGGGTTATAGTGATTTACGTGATATTGAATCAGAAGCAGAAAATGGAAATAAAGAATGTCAATTGGCTTTGGTTATGAATGCCTATAGAATTAAAAAATATATAGGTTCTTATGCGGCGGCTTTAAATGGTTTAGATGCTATTGTTTTTACCGCAGGAATAGGAGAGAACTCGTCGCATATAAGAAAATTAGTATGTACGGATATGGAATATTTTGGAATAGAGCTTGATGATGAAAAAAATCAAATTCGTTCTAAATCAAATCGTGAAATTAATACTGAAGCATCTAAGACTAAAATTTTGGTAATCCCTACAGATGAAGAGTTTGAAATTGCAAATCAGGTCTATCACTTACTTAAAAATTAA
- a CDS encoding histidine kinase: MKSNLLKLFFLLFITFQIQAQELLPFVENYNKSSYEGDNQTWSVAQGNDNAMYFANNHYLVRYNGVVWEKYTLPNKTIIRSIMVDGDKVYSGSYKEFGYWYRQDGKMKYVSVSKNRGVFDENENEEVWKIFKLNDLIYFQSFNQIFIYDGKSIQKTKLPFLISYCFIVDNQLLVASVEHGVFVLNGNKLNPVKGWGAIKNNVIHAIEKHRNKTYIFTHKKGIFVDDRGILTAWNNPLNEVLKNANINVARFLKNNKLIIGTAGEGIYMFDFNDNSFKNINRKNVLMNNSILSIGLDKEDDLWLGLDNGIAHIEVTSPVSIFYDNSGVLGSVYSVVNIDKEYLMASNHGVFKYADKKLSLIPNSQGQAWNISKVDNRYFIGHNEGTFLYENGKFSKLNTINGGWNFTKSSIGNSYFQATYSGVVVYKDSNNLEEKVVLKGLMKPIKYVAQNKKNEVWAADNYRGLYRILYNNNYETEKVENVTQHSKIGNDFGVKIFEFRNEILFLINKTWYTYNSITNQLENNELFNSNFKNISDVAAIDENHFILLQDGLLYHIYANGNKFIWNSIQEKYYKGKIINENLNIFKDKNNYLLNLDDGFISFKLKEINKLKLDLKVEVFNDENLIENNSRINYNSELRINVISGLFGATKPNLFYKINDENNFRSIKDGLIVLNNLNSGSHNIEIYNHDGLSYSKISSFNFFVAKPWYFSFWMLLLYLSFIAGVLYVYYRWNKMRYLQKLELREEELRHQKEILEMELKAEHDLNSQEYQKHILELELQTKSSEVAGKSLSIAKQGEMIEKIQSILDSETDFNKLKSEIKKAIKINAVNKHEWEIFENNLNQIHNEFVTNLSQKYPNLTSKDIKLCIYLKMNLSSKEIAPLLNISFRGVELHRYRLRKKLNLVQDENLSNFLLNL; encoded by the coding sequence TTGAAATCAAATCTTCTTAAGTTATTTTTCCTTCTTTTCATAACTTTTCAAATTCAAGCTCAAGAGTTACTTCCCTTTGTAGAAAATTATAATAAATCTAGTTACGAAGGAGACAACCAGACATGGAGTGTTGCACAAGGAAATGATAATGCAATGTATTTTGCAAATAATCATTACTTGGTACGATATAATGGAGTTGTTTGGGAAAAATATACATTACCAAATAAAACAATCATTCGATCAATTATGGTTGATGGTGATAAAGTTTATTCAGGATCTTATAAAGAATTTGGATATTGGTATCGACAAGATGGAAAAATGAAGTACGTTTCTGTGTCTAAAAACAGAGGTGTATTTGATGAGAATGAGAATGAAGAAGTATGGAAAATTTTTAAACTTAATGATTTAATTTATTTCCAATCATTCAATCAAATCTTTATTTATGACGGAAAATCAATCCAGAAAACGAAATTGCCATTTTTGATTTCCTACTGTTTTATTGTAGATAATCAATTGCTTGTTGCTTCTGTTGAGCATGGTGTTTTTGTTCTTAACGGAAACAAGTTAAATCCAGTAAAAGGTTGGGGAGCAATAAAAAATAATGTCATTCATGCTATTGAAAAACATCGAAACAAAACATACATCTTTACCCATAAAAAAGGAATTTTTGTGGATGATAGAGGGATTTTAACAGCTTGGAATAATCCATTAAATGAGGTCTTAAAAAATGCAAATATTAATGTTGCCCGTTTTTTAAAAAATAATAAACTTATAATTGGTACAGCTGGAGAAGGGATTTATATGTTTGATTTTAACGATAATTCTTTTAAAAACATCAATAGAAAAAATGTGTTGATGAACAATTCCATTTTAAGTATCGGACTAGATAAAGAAGATGATTTATGGTTAGGATTAGATAATGGAATAGCTCATATTGAAGTTACCTCACCAGTTTCTATTTTTTATGATAATTCGGGAGTTTTAGGATCTGTATATTCCGTAGTTAATATCGATAAAGAGTATTTAATGGCATCTAATCATGGTGTTTTTAAGTATGCAGATAAGAAACTTTCTTTGATTCCTAATAGTCAAGGGCAAGCGTGGAATATAAGCAAAGTAGATAATAGGTATTTTATAGGCCATAATGAAGGAACATTTTTGTATGAAAACGGGAAGTTCTCTAAGTTAAATACAATAAACGGAGGATGGAATTTCACCAAAAGTAGTATTGGTAATTCTTATTTTCAAGCAACTTATAGTGGTGTTGTTGTTTATAAGGATAGTAACAATCTGGAAGAAAAAGTAGTTCTAAAAGGATTAATGAAACCTATAAAATATGTAGCTCAGAACAAAAAAAATGAAGTATGGGCTGCTGATAATTATAGGGGATTATATAGAATCTTGTATAATAACAATTATGAAACAGAGAAAGTAGAAAATGTTACACAGCACAGTAAAATTGGAAATGATTTTGGTGTAAAAATATTTGAGTTCAGAAATGAAATTCTGTTTTTAATAAATAAAACGTGGTACACTTATAACTCGATCACCAATCAATTAGAAAACAATGAGCTTTTTAATTCTAATTTTAAGAATATTTCAGATGTAGCCGCTATAGATGAAAATCATTTTATATTGTTACAAGACGGGCTTTTGTACCATATTTATGCAAATGGAAATAAATTTATTTGGAATAGTATTCAGGAAAAATACTATAAAGGTAAAATCATTAATGAGAATCTGAATATATTTAAGGATAAGAACAATTACTTATTGAATTTAGACGATGGTTTTATATCCTTTAAGCTAAAAGAGATAAATAAACTAAAATTAGATTTAAAGGTCGAGGTATTCAATGATGAAAACTTAATTGAAAATAATTCAAGAATAAATTATAATTCAGAATTACGAATAAATGTTATCTCTGGTTTATTCGGGGCAACTAAGCCAAACTTATTTTATAAAATTAATGATGAAAATAATTTTAGATCTATAAAAGATGGTTTGATAGTTTTAAATAACTTAAATAGTGGATCACATAATATCGAGATATATAATCATGATGGTTTAAGTTACAGTAAAATTTCAAGTTTTAATTTTTTTGTCGCTAAACCGTGGTATTTTTCTTTTTGGATGCTTTTATTGTACCTGTCTTTTATAGCAGGTGTCTTATATGTTTACTATAGATGGAATAAAATGCGGTATTTGCAAAAATTAGAATTAAGAGAAGAGGAACTAAGACATCAGAAAGAAATTCTAGAAATGGAATTGAAAGCTGAGCATGATTTGAACAGTCAAGAGTACCAAAAACATATTCTTGAACTTGAATTGCAAACCAAATCATCAGAGGTTGCAGGTAAATCACTTTCTATTGCTAAACAAGGAGAAATGATTGAGAAGATCCAAAGCATTCTTGACTCAGAAACAGATTTTAATAAACTTAAAAGTGAAATTAAAAAAGCTATAAAAATAAATGCTGTTAATAAGCATGAGTGGGAAATTTTTGAAAACAATCTAAATCAAATTCATAATGAGTTTGTGACAAACCTCTCTCAAAAATATCCAAATTTAACTTCGAAGGATATTAAGCTTTGTATTTATTTAAAAATGAATCTTTCTTCAAAAGAGATAGCTCCTTTACTGAATATTTCATTTAGAGGAGTAGAGCTACATCGTTATCGATTAAGAAAGAAATTGAACTTAGTTCAGGATGAAAACCTTTCTAATTTTTTATTGAATCTATAA
- a CDS encoding TonB-dependent receptor produces the protein MRNLIFSLLALILLPAYMSGQVIKGKVLDSQGMAIPGTMVVATESRTSTDTDFDGNFEIKAKVGEPLKISMVGFEALVINATSTPMSIVLKESQDTALKEVVVIGYGTQKKSDITGAITVVSQKDLENRPNASAVSSLQGKVAGVSIVNSGSPGGQPKVSVRGIGSISGGDVLYVVDGVITNDISYLNPNDIDKMSILKDASSSAIYGIRAANGVIVITTKLGRKGVAENIKFSYDSNLGIQTPTNVPKFANASDYVQLYNEKLQFEGNTDPSKVLTLGQFNGVDTNWMDEILRKTSLINSHNLGISGASEKARYAMGIGYFTQDGIMNAGKGVSSGEDYKRITARFNTSYDVSDRFRVGANLAYSKSDSNDANAPFQTARITPPVVPVYNDDGSYGKVPTGSGLGTAGDNNARMMLDLYRGKTNITRTLLGGYAEYDVLKDLTYKVNISRDFETSSAYIYTPEFMPLTSAILRNSKLIKNDATRDNLLTENTLTWTKSFDKHRIVALAGASRESRKTRNTSFSVIDVPFFGSDETLYLNLGNSLTDLLADKPGDQGSETRFQSYFGRVQYAFDDKYLFNATVRRDGASVYNFDGNQKSATFPSVGLGWVISKEKFMENLGVDFLKIKGSWGKLGNATITRQFDNTASTMSGAFFGNPSQVNSAISITKLVDPSIEWEVVTGTDIGIELRMLKDRLSIEAGYYKKETKDAIFNITNLSTSGLGGNYYTNAGSFENKGVEFSATWNDKIGEKFTYSVYGNFTTIKNQITDVIGGSFFNTGPSLFGNPVKRYEKGQEVGAYYGFQTDGVIQTQAEATALGSKVGALKFKDIDENGVIDNNDKTFLGSPIPDVTYGFGVNLAYSNVDLALEFQGVAGNEIYNFNRNSRFGNENWDQDFVNNRWTVSNPSNTYPAANSDQNSSRPSSFYVEKGDYFRVRTIQLGYTLPESLLSRIKIEKLRFYLSAQNPFTAFKYNGFSPELGNQTIENLGVDNNAYPLSATYSFGINLNF, from the coding sequence ATGAGAAATCTTATTTTTAGCTTATTAGCACTCATTCTACTTCCAGCCTATATGTCTGGTCAAGTAATTAAAGGTAAGGTTTTAGATTCACAAGGTATGGCAATTCCAGGAACAATGGTTGTCGCCACAGAATCTAGAACTTCTACAGACACAGATTTTGATGGTAATTTTGAGATCAAAGCCAAAGTAGGCGAGCCTTTAAAGATTAGCATGGTTGGATTTGAAGCCCTAGTGATAAACGCAACTTCAACTCCTATGAGTATTGTTCTGAAAGAATCTCAAGATACAGCTTTAAAAGAGGTTGTAGTTATAGGATACGGAACTCAAAAAAAATCAGACATTACGGGGGCAATCACTGTAGTTTCTCAAAAAGATTTAGAAAATAGACCTAATGCCAGTGCAGTGAGTTCACTTCAAGGAAAAGTTGCCGGGGTTTCTATTGTTAACTCAGGAAGTCCAGGTGGACAGCCAAAAGTGAGTGTAAGAGGAATCGGTAGTATTTCTGGTGGAGATGTGCTTTATGTTGTTGATGGAGTAATAACTAATGATATTTCTTATCTTAATCCAAATGATATTGATAAGATGAGTATCCTTAAAGATGCTTCAAGTTCAGCTATTTATGGTATTAGAGCAGCAAACGGAGTTATAGTAATAACAACTAAACTAGGAAGAAAAGGCGTTGCTGAGAATATCAAATTCAGTTATGATTCTAATCTTGGAATTCAGACTCCTACTAATGTGCCAAAGTTTGCAAATGCATCAGATTATGTACAACTTTATAACGAAAAACTACAGTTTGAAGGAAATACAGATCCATCGAAAGTATTGACTTTAGGTCAATTTAATGGAGTTGATACAAACTGGATGGATGAAATTTTAAGAAAGACTTCTTTGATTAATTCTCACAATCTAGGTATTAGTGGTGCTTCAGAAAAAGCAAGATACGCTATGGGTATAGGTTACTTTACTCAAGACGGTATCATGAATGCAGGTAAAGGAGTAAGTTCTGGAGAAGATTACAAAAGAATAACTGCACGTTTTAATACTTCTTATGATGTATCTGACAGATTTAGAGTTGGAGCTAATTTAGCATACTCTAAATCAGATTCAAATGATGCAAATGCACCTTTTCAAACAGCAAGAATTACACCACCTGTAGTTCCTGTATATAATGATGATGGTTCTTACGGTAAAGTTCCTACTGGTTCTGGTTTAGGTACGGCTGGAGATAATAATGCAAGAATGATGTTGGATTTATATAGAGGTAAAACTAATATAACAAGAACATTGTTAGGCGGATATGCTGAATATGACGTTTTAAAAGATTTAACTTATAAAGTTAATATTTCTAGAGATTTTGAAACTTCTTCTGCGTATATCTATACTCCAGAATTCATGCCTCTTACATCAGCTATACTTAGAAACAGTAAGCTTATAAAAAATGATGCTACAAGAGATAATCTTTTGACAGAAAATACTCTTACATGGACAAAATCTTTTGATAAACATAGAATTGTAGCTTTAGCAGGTGCGAGTCGCGAAAGCAGAAAAACCAGAAACACTTCATTCTCAGTAATTGATGTTCCTTTTTTTGGTTCTGATGAAACTTTATATTTAAATTTAGGTAATTCATTAACTGACTTATTAGCAGATAAACCTGGAGATCAAGGAAGTGAAACTCGTTTCCAATCTTATTTTGGACGTGTACAATATGCTTTTGATGATAAATACCTTTTTAATGCAACTGTTCGTCGTGACGGAGCTTCAGTTTATAATTTTGATGGAAATCAAAAATCAGCTACTTTTCCTTCTGTAGGTCTTGGATGGGTTATTAGTAAAGAAAAGTTCATGGAGAATTTAGGCGTAGATTTCTTGAAAATTAAAGGAAGCTGGGGTAAATTAGGAAATGCAACTATTACAAGACAGTTTGATAATACTGCATCTACAATGTCAGGTGCATTTTTCGGAAATCCTTCTCAAGTAAATTCAGCAATATCTATCACTAAATTAGTAGATCCATCAATTGAATGGGAGGTTGTTACTGGTACTGATATAGGAATTGAATTAAGAATGTTAAAAGATCGTTTGTCTATTGAAGCAGGTTACTATAAAAAAGAAACTAAAGACGCTATTTTTAATATTACTAATTTAAGTACATCTGGGTTAGGAGGAAATTATTATACTAATGCTGGTTCATTTGAAAATAAAGGAGTTGAATTTTCTGCGACTTGGAATGATAAAATAGGTGAAAAATTCACATATTCTGTTTATGGGAACTTTACAACAATCAAAAACCAAATTACAGATGTAATAGGTGGATCATTCTTTAATACAGGACCTAGTTTGTTTGGTAATCCTGTGAAAAGATATGAAAAAGGACAAGAAGTAGGAGCTTACTATGGTTTCCAAACTGATGGGGTTATTCAAACTCAAGCTGAAGCAACTGCTTTAGGATCAAAAGTTGGAGCATTAAAATTTAAAGATATAGATGAAAATGGTGTAATTGACAATAATGATAAAACATTTTTAGGAAGCCCAATTCCTGATGTAACTTATGGTTTTGGTGTAAATTTAGCATATTCAAATGTTGATTTAGCATTAGAATTTCAAGGAGTTGCAGGAAATGAAATATATAATTTTAATAGAAATTCTCGTTTTGGTAATGAAAATTGGGACCAAGATTTCGTAAATAATCGTTGGACAGTTTCTAATCCTTCTAATACTTATCCTGCAGCAAATTCAGATCAAAATTCTTCTCGCCCTAGTTCATTTTACGTAGAAAAGGGAGATTACTTTAGAGTAAGAACGATACAATTAGGGTACACTTTACCTGAAAGTTTATTAAGTAGAATTAAAATCGAAAAATTACGCTTTTATTTAAGCGCACAAAATCCATTTACTGCATTTAAATACAATGGTTTTTCTCCTGAATTAGGAAATCAAACTATTGAAAACTTAGGAGTTGATAATAATGCTTACCCATTATCAGCTACATACAGTTTTGGTATTAACTTAAATTTTTAA
- a CDS encoding RagB/SusD family nutrient uptake outer membrane protein: protein MRKIIFTLFGVALLSACSESYLDIKPEDQIKSENFFKTKEDALASVSAIYTNLRTWDLAAFAPIILSVSSDDADKGSSPGDAPFFDDIKNFTFTASAGIIEGYWSGQFRGVNLANQTITNVPNIDMDDALKTRLLAEARFFRAYHYFNLVKLYGGVPIYDGLPADGNYNRPRNSKDEVYNFILADLKFAEENLPANYGATDIGRATKGAARAYEAKAHMYLGNWDKVLSITNQVMGMGYGLLPSYNSVFRIEFENSIESILEVQCTYVSGNCDLSNSQFSQVQGVRDQFGWGFNVPSQNLSDSYEAGDVRRDATIIYRGETTPEKDYIKPTGDNPMYNQKAYVPSGQIGNCSEGSEQNIRLMRFAEVLLMNAEAANEIGDTGLALASVNKIRQRASLPALTSMSKDQLRLAIWKERRSEMGMENDRFLDLVRQGRGPAVLGPQGFTAGKNELFPIPAQAISLSNGVLKQNPGY, encoded by the coding sequence ATGAGAAAAATAATTTTTACACTTTTTGGAGTAGCACTTTTAAGTGCTTGTAGCGAAAGCTATCTTGATATAAAGCCAGAAGATCAAATCAAAAGCGAAAACTTCTTCAAAACAAAAGAAGATGCTTTAGCTTCTGTAAGTGCAATTTATACTAATCTTAGAACTTGGGATTTAGCGGCTTTTGCTCCAATTATTTTGTCTGTATCTTCTGATGATGCTGATAAAGGTAGTTCACCTGGAGATGCTCCTTTCTTTGATGATATCAAAAACTTTACGTTTACTGCATCTGCAGGGATTATTGAAGGATATTGGTCTGGACAATTTAGAGGTGTTAATTTAGCTAATCAAACAATTACTAATGTCCCAAATATTGATATGGATGACGCCTTGAAAACAAGGTTGCTTGCTGAAGCACGTTTTTTTAGAGCATACCATTATTTTAATTTAGTTAAGCTTTATGGTGGAGTGCCTATATATGATGGACTTCCTGCTGATGGAAATTATAACCGTCCAAGAAACTCAAAAGATGAAGTTTACAACTTTATTTTGGCTGATCTTAAGTTTGCAGAGGAAAACTTACCAGCTAATTATGGAGCTACAGATATTGGTAGAGCAACAAAAGGCGCTGCAAGAGCATATGAAGCAAAAGCGCATATGTATTTAGGAAATTGGGATAAAGTACTTTCTATTACTAATCAAGTAATGGGAATGGGATATGGCTTGTTACCAAGTTATAACAGTGTTTTCCGTATTGAATTTGAAAATAGTATAGAATCGATTTTAGAAGTACAATGTACTTATGTTTCTGGGAATTGTGATTTATCAAATTCTCAATTTTCTCAAGTGCAAGGAGTAAGAGATCAATTTGGATGGGGATTCAATGTTCCTTCTCAGAATTTATCTGATTCTTATGAGGCAGGTGACGTACGTAGAGATGCAACTATTATTTATAGAGGCGAAACCACTCCTGAAAAAGATTATATTAAACCAACAGGTGATAACCCAATGTACAACCAAAAAGCATATGTCCCATCTGGACAAATAGGAAACTGTTCTGAAGGTTCTGAGCAAAACATTAGACTAATGCGTTTTGCAGAAGTTCTTTTGATGAATGCTGAAGCAGCAAATGAAATTGGAGATACAGGGTTAGCTTTAGCTTCTGTTAATAAGATTAGACAAAGAGCATCGTTACCAGCTTTAACATCTATGTCTAAGGATCAACTACGTCTAGCTATTTGGAAGGAAAGAAGATCAGAAATGGGTATGGAGAATGATCGATTTTTAGATCTAGTACGTCAAGGTAGAGGACCAGCTGTTTTAGGACCTCAAGGATTTACGGCTGGGAAAAATGAACTTTTCCCAATTCCAGCTCAGGCTATTTCATTGAGTAACGGTGTTTTAAAACAAAACCCTGGTTACTAA